In Mycoplasma sp. OR1901, the following are encoded in one genomic region:
- the obgE gene encoding GTPase ObgE, with protein MAKFIDEVTVKLKAGKGGDGMISFRREAHVDRGGPDGGDGGRGGHIYFVGDLGKNTLLSFYSNKIIQADDGVKGGPKNLYGANAKDTYIKVPVGTLVYKNDKQIADIIEADTPYLIASGGKGGRGNNKFKTPKNTAPRISENGMPGESFEAKIVLKILSDVGIVGKPSAGKSTLLSAISNAKAKAAEYEFTTLVPQLGMVEYFENSYTVADLPGLIKGASLGKGLGTQFLKHIERCKVIAHIIDFGSEEKNPIEDYEVINNELSSYNLKLENKAQLIVANKSDLPNFEENISKFKEKYPSIPIIKISAIFRENLNELKGKLWDLIKNFDYSTIEEEDEEEVKVIEFEPDFIVKQQHRGYFDVSGKKVEELYHRTPINTYDNLVRFNNILKKIGVWDELIKQNIQKGDTVSIFGFEFEWDDEE; from the coding sequence ATGGCAAAATTTATCGATGAAGTTACAGTAAAACTAAAAGCTGGTAAAGGTGGTGATGGTATGATTTCATTCCGTCGTGAAGCCCATGTTGATAGAGGTGGTCCTGATGGAGGTGATGGTGGTCGTGGTGGTCACATTTACTTTGTTGGAGACCTTGGAAAAAATACACTTTTAAGTTTTTATAGTAACAAAATCATTCAAGCGGATGATGGTGTCAAAGGTGGTCCTAAAAACCTTTATGGTGCAAATGCTAAGGATACATATATCAAAGTTCCTGTAGGTACATTAGTTTACAAGAACGATAAACAAATAGCTGATATCATTGAAGCTGATACACCATATTTAATTGCTTCAGGTGGTAAAGGTGGTCGTGGTAATAATAAATTTAAAACACCAAAAAATACCGCTCCAAGAATTAGTGAAAACGGTATGCCTGGTGAAAGTTTTGAAGCTAAAATTGTTTTAAAAATATTATCAGACGTTGGTATTGTTGGTAAACCTTCAGCAGGAAAATCAACATTATTAAGTGCTATATCTAACGCAAAAGCAAAAGCAGCTGAATATGAATTCACAACATTAGTGCCACAATTAGGTATGGTAGAATATTTTGAAAATTCATATACTGTAGCTGATTTACCTGGTCTTATCAAAGGTGCATCACTAGGTAAAGGTTTAGGAACTCAATTCCTTAAACATATTGAACGTTGTAAAGTTATTGCTCACATTATAGATTTTGGTTCAGAAGAAAAAAACCCAATTGAAGACTACGAAGTAATAAATAACGAATTAAGTTCATATAACTTAAAATTAGAAAACAAAGCACAATTAATTGTTGCCAACAAAAGCGACTTACCTAACTTCGAAGAAAATATAAGTAAATTCAAAGAAAAATATCCATCAATCCCAATCATTAAAATTTCAGCTATTTTTAGAGAAAATCTAAATGAGCTTAAAGGGAAATTATGAGATTTAATTAAAAACTTCGATTATTCAACTATAGAGGAAGAAGACGAAGAAGAAGTTAAAGTAATTGAATTCGAACCAGACTTTATCGTTAAACAACAACACAGAGGTTACTTTGATGTTAGTGGTAAAAAGGTTGAAGAGTTATATCATAGAACACCAATTAATACATATGATAACTTAGTTAGATTTAATAACATCTTGAAAAAAATAGGTGTTTGAGACGAATTAATTAAACAAAACATTCAAAAAGGTGATACTGTTTCG
- the uvrB gene encoding excinuclease ABC subunit UvrB gives MSKFELETNMKPSGSQPEAIEFIVDKIEKNEKNIVLNGVTGSGKTFTIANVIKKVNKPVIVISHNKTLASQLYSELKSFFPNNAVEYYISYFDYFRPEAYKPDTDTYIEKESQTNEQIEIMRLSTINSLLNRKDVIVVASVSAIYGALNPEIYKKSFYRFFRGQNIELQTFIRDLTRVKYNRNDVAPSNGDFAVKGDSVFIYPSDKENEALRVSFFGDEIEEIANIDPLNKNLIKKHVSYILSPGDEYAVDNNVYDIIIPKIKKELQQQLKYFNDNNKILEAQRLSQRINSDIDEMEEFGMCKGIENYSMYLDGREIGQRPYTLLDYLPKDSLMVIDESHLTVPQMGGMHKSDQARKDNLVNYGFRLPSAKENRPLSYDEVVENFDFTKIFISATPSEYEMNISKDNVAKMYVRPTGLLDPKITIKPTLNQIDDIYDTIVKERDNNGRSIVLTTSKESAEKLNEYLINLGIKSWYVHSEHNTFERNEIIRKFRLGDYETIVGINLLREGIDIPELTKVLILEADAQGFMRSATSLKQIVGRASRNANGEAVFYADKISQAMEECIKDNIEKRTIQEEYNKKHNIIPKTILKDIPESIYGDGTSNSLQLILNKKAKFKKKEIVDIIQELTKKMEEASKQRDYEKAIELRDMIYELKRDKK, from the coding sequence ATGAGTAAATTTGAATTAGAAACTAACATGAAACCTTCCGGTAGCCAACCAGAAGCTATTGAATTTATAGTTGATAAAATAGAAAAAAATGAAAAAAATATAGTTTTAAACGGTGTTACAGGTTCAGGAAAAACATTCACAATAGCAAACGTAATAAAAAAAGTAAATAAACCTGTCATTGTAATATCACATAACAAGACCTTAGCAAGTCAGTTGTATTCGGAATTAAAGTCATTCTTTCCAAATAATGCTGTAGAATACTATATTTCATACTTTGATTATTTTAGACCGGAAGCTTACAAACCAGACACAGACACATATATAGAAAAAGAATCGCAAACAAATGAACAAATAGAAATAATGCGTTTAAGTACAATTAACTCACTTTTAAATAGAAAAGATGTAATTGTTGTGGCTAGTGTTAGTGCTATATACGGTGCTTTAAATCCAGAAATTTATAAAAAGAGTTTTTATAGATTTTTTAGAGGTCAAAACATTGAATTGCAAACATTTATACGTGATTTAACTAGAGTTAAATATAATAGAAATGATGTAGCTCCTTCTAATGGGGATTTTGCAGTTAAAGGTGATAGTGTGTTTATTTATCCATCTGATAAAGAAAATGAAGCATTAAGAGTTTCATTCTTTGGCGATGAAATTGAAGAGATAGCTAACATTGATCCTCTTAATAAAAACCTTATAAAGAAACACGTTTCATACATTTTATCTCCTGGTGATGAATATGCCGTTGATAATAATGTCTACGATATAATAATTCCTAAAATTAAAAAAGAATTACAACAACAATTAAAGTATTTCAATGATAATAATAAAATTCTAGAAGCTCAAAGATTGAGTCAAAGAATAAATTCAGATATAGACGAAATGGAAGAATTTGGTATGTGTAAGGGAATTGAAAATTATTCAATGTACCTAGATGGTAGGGAGATTGGTCAAAGACCATACACCTTATTAGACTACTTACCAAAAGATTCGCTAATGGTTATTGATGAATCACACCTTACAGTACCTCAAATGGGTGGTATGCATAAAAGTGATCAAGCAAGAAAAGATAATTTAGTTAACTATGGGTTTAGATTACCTTCCGCAAAAGAGAATAGACCACTTAGTTATGATGAAGTTGTTGAAAATTTTGATTTTACTAAAATATTTATTTCAGCTACTCCATCCGAATATGAAATGAACATTTCAAAAGATAATGTTGCTAAAATGTACGTTAGACCTACGGGTTTATTGGACCCTAAAATTACTATTAAACCAACACTTAATCAAATTGATGATATATATGACACAATCGTTAAAGAAAGAGATAATAATGGTAGAAGTATCGTTTTAACAACATCTAAAGAAAGTGCTGAAAAATTAAACGAATACCTAATTAATTTAGGCATAAAAAGTTGATATGTGCATTCAGAACATAACACTTTTGAAAGGAATGAAATTATAAGAAAATTTAGACTTGGAGACTACGAAACTATTGTTGGTATAAATTTACTTAGAGAAGGTATTGATATTCCTGAATTAACTAAGGTATTAATTTTAGAGGCCGATGCACAAGGTTTTATGCGTAGTGCTACTAGTTTAAAACAGATAGTTGGTAGAGCATCAAGAAATGCAAATGGTGAAGCCGTATTTTATGCAGATAAAATATCACAAGCCATGGAAGAATGTATTAAAGATAATATCGAAAAAAGAACAATACAAGAGGAATATAACAAAAAACACAACATAATTCCTAAAACTATTTTAAAGGATATACCTGAATCTATTTATGGAGATGGAACTTCTAATTCTTTACAATTAATTTTAAATAAAAAAGCTAAATTTAAGAAAAAAGAAATAGTAGATATAATTCAAGAATTAACTAAAAAAATGGAAGAAGCATCGAAACAAAGAGATTATGAAAAAGCCATTGAACTTAGAGATATGATTTATGAATTAAAAAGGGATAAAAAATAA